A portion of the Acanthopagrus latus isolate v.2019 chromosome 21, fAcaLat1.1, whole genome shotgun sequence genome contains these proteins:
- the samd7 gene encoding sterile alpha motif domain-containing protein 7, which yields MLSPRFKLRSKVVCDMTPREQLRKMTALGEQGALDEKHWYRLVNGMSAGELRQRQELIMRNQMAMAPQILAQGQQRLQGVPAQFEPRFMERDLVPPSEMVPSDARQMHMGPHLGPPLPPHANVLPGRAFPGAAGYGFLPSEPIETVARRQELIHKQNIARMEMNAILHQKELENAHHKGLMGMDNPMSYPSNHMAFRGRQRMPDGHDVFVHRPTLDELHSNSILMSASPYPPISTLHRERGRRAGRRPTAHKSAESHVANLKGQTEDKSVEQSPGATSGEEKEVEAKGDLGEECATGKTHHQSKIDSELTTGSRKNYREGEPGLRKACVNSQDGCSDGANSGTNDKDISSQCSAFQEKFIYPSTGGALTGMPYMFPVPGNGFLPPGPPNVFLNGDEVSEDIRKWTVNDVYNFINSIPTCSEYAQTFKDHMIDGETLPLLSEEHLLDTLGLKLGPALKIRSQVSRRMGNMLYMMNLPLATTATALQATPEKPGDRSPEIGSPVNCNSEEMMVSPRDSDVLKSTEHLHETENNSPPSASSETA from the exons ATGTTATCACCAA GATTCAAGTTGAGGTCAAAGGTGGTGTGTGACATGACCCCACGGGAGCAGCTGAGGAAGATGACAGCACTGGGAGAGCAGGGGGCTCTGGATGAGAAGCACTGGTACCGTCTGGTCAACGGCATGTCCGCTGGCG AGTTGAGGCAGAGGCAAGAGTTGATAATGAGGAACCAGATGGCCATGGCTCCCCAGATCCTCGCCCAGGGGCAGCAGAGGTTGCAGGGGGTCCCGGCTCAGTTCGAGCCTCGCTTCATGGAAAG GGATCTGGTTCCCCCCAGCGAGATGGTACCATCCGATGCCAGACAGATGCACATGGGACCTCACCTGGGTCCACCTCTACCTCCGCATGCCAATGTCCTGCCTGGGAGAGCCTTCCCTGGAGCCG CCGGCTATGGCTTCTTGCCCTCAGAGCCCATCGAAACAGTTGCCCGGCGACAGGAGCTCATTCACAAGCAAAATATAGCCAG AATGGAGATGAATGCCATCCTACAtcagaaggagctggagaacgCCCACCATAAGGGACTCATGGGAATGGACAACCCCATGTCGTACCCTTCCAACCACATGGCATTCAGAGGTCGTCAGCGCATGCCAGATGGCCACGACGTCTTCGTCCACCGTCCCACCCTGGATGAGCTCCACTCAAACAGCATCCTCATGTCAGCAAGCCCTTATCCACCGATCAGCACGCTGCACAGAGAAAGGGGACGCAGGGCCGGGAGGAGGCCCACGGCTCACAAGAGTGCAGAGAGCCACGTGGCCAACCTGAAGGGCCAGACTGAGGATAAAAGTGTAGAGCAGAGCCCAGGAGCTACGtcaggggaggagaaggaggtggaggctAAAGGGGACCTGGGGGAGGAGTGTGCCACTGGCAAGACACACCATCAATCAAAAATAGACTCTGAGCTCAccacaggaagcaggaagaacTACAGAGAAGGGGAGCCGGGCCTGCGTAAAGCCTGCGTGAACAGTCAAGATGGCTGCTCAGACGGGGCCAACAGCGGCACAAATGATAAAGACATATCGAGCCAATGTTCGGCTTTCCAGGAGAAATTCATATATCCCTCTACAGGGGGAGCACTCACAGGCATGCCTTACATGTTCCCGGTCCCTGGAAATGGTTTCCTTCCACCTG GTCCACCCAATGTCTTTCTAAATGGTGACGAGGTGTCTGAAGACATACGGAAGTGGACAGTAAATGATGTTTACAACTTTATCAACAGTATACCCACATGTTCAGAATATGCTCAG ACATTCAAGGACCACATGATTGATGGGGAGACACTGCCCCTCTTGTCAGAGGAGCATCTACTGGACACACTGGGGCTCAAGCTGGGACCAGCTCTTAAGATCCGCTCACAG GTGTCTAGGCGCATGGGCAACATGTTGTACATGATGAACCTGCCACTTgccaccaccgccaccgccCTGCAGGCCACTCCGGAGAAGCCCGGCGACCGCTCACCAGAGATCGGCTCCCCTGTTAACTGCAACAGCGAGGAGATGATGGTGAGTCCAAGAGACTCTGATGTCCTCAAATCCACAGAGCACCTCcatgagacagaaaacaactccCCTCCGTCTgccagcagtgagacagcttGA
- the LOC119011763 gene encoding apolipoprotein D-like, which translates to MKAMQVISLTLLCALAANAQFLKFGKCPKPAVQANFDASRYVGKWYEIMKLPTAFQKGECGTATYSAKSPGVIGVLNRELLDDGTINSIVGSAKAKNPAEPAKLEVSFDDIPSPPGPYWVLSSDYEGHSLVYGCTDFGLFRMEFSWILSREPTLNEETVEMLHGILSSIGINPDKMVSTVHDETYCRPMEQ; encoded by the exons ATGAAGGCCATGCAGGTGATTTCCTTGACTTTGCTGTGTGCTCTGGCAGCCAACGCTCAGTTTCTGAAGTTCGGCAAATGTCCCAAGCCTGCTGTTCAGGCAAACTTTGACGCCAGCAGG TATGTTGGTAAGTGGTATGAGATCATGAAGCTGCCAACAGCCTTCCAGAAAGGAGAGTGCGGCACTGCCACGTACAGCGCTAAGAGTCCTGGTGTCATCGGGGTCCtcaacagagagctgct tgaTGATGGAACTATTAATTCTATCGTCGGCTCTGCCAAGGCCAAGAACCCTGCTGAGCCTGCCAAGCTTGAGGTCTCCTTCGATGACA tTCCATCTCCCCCCGGTCCTTATTGGGTGCTCTCCTCCGATTACGAGGGTCACTCTCTGGTCTACGGCTGCACCGACTTCGGCCTGTTCCGCATGGAATTCTCCTGGATCCTGAGCAGAGAGCCCACCCTGAACGAGGAGACTGTTGAGATGCTGCACGGCATTCTTTCCTCCATCGGAATCAATCCCGACAAGATGGTCTCCACCGTCCATGATGAGACTTACTGCAGGCCCATGGAGCAGTAA
- the apoda.1 gene encoding apolipoprotein Da, duplicate 1, translating into MKLSFILVFAFILPIIRAQVPHWGPCPEPAVQPAFTLKQFMGRWFEIAKLPAQFEKGRCIETNFSLTTENSIRVVSSEILKGDLRKIEGTGVIEDLKNPAKLGISYSYVLPYTPYWILSTDYVNSALVYSCTDVLRLFHVDFAWILGRTRTLPDSTIEKAKDIFAGNNIDVSRMIPSRQEGCDKTL; encoded by the exons ATGAAGTTATCTTTTATTCTGGTGTTTGCGTTCATCCTCCCGATCATCAGGGCTCAGGTGCCCCACTGGGGTCCATGTCCAGAACCAGCTGTACAACCGGCCTTCACCCTCAAACAG TTCATGGGGAGATGGTTTGAGATTGCCAAACTGCCGGCGCAGTTTGAGAAGGGCCGGTGCATCGAAACCAATTTCAGCTTGACGACAGAAAACTCCATTCGAGTGGTCAGCTCTGAAATACT AAAAGGAGACCTGAGGAAAATCGAAGGGACCGGAGTCATAGAGGATCTGAAGAATCCTGCCAAACTGGGAATAAGCTATTCCTACG TCCTGCCCTACACCCCTTACTGGATCCTGTCCACTGACTATGTGAACTCGGCCCTGGTGTATTCCTGCACGGACGTCCTGAGGCTCTTCCACGTCGACTTCGCCTGGATCCTGGGCCGAACGCGAACCCTGCCAGACTCCACCATCGAGAAGGCCAAGGACATCTTCGCCGGCAACAACATCGACGTGAGCAGGATGATTCCCAGCAGGCAGGAGGGCTGTGACAAAACTCTCTGA
- the LOC119011419 gene encoding apolipoprotein D-like, with protein MYAIQVISLALLSVLAANAQVIMPGRCPKPAVQENFDAARYLGTWYDIQRLPHTFQKGECSTATYSLKSPGVVGVLNRELLADGTINSISGSAVAKDPSQPAKLSVSFFEFAPSAPYWVLSTDYDNYSLVYSCTDLGVLHVEFAWIMSRQPTMPEETLEELRGTLSSIGVRVDKLLSSNQDSVYCSPMHQ; from the exons ATGTATGCCATCCAGGTGATTTCCCTCGCTCTGCTGTCCGTCCTGGCAGCCAACGCTCAGGTCATCATGCCAGGAAGATGCCCGAAGCCTGCAGTTCAGGAGAACTTTGATGCTGCCAGG TATCTCGGTACCTGGTATGATATCCAGAGACTGCCACACACCTTCCAGAAGGGTGAGTGCAGCACTGCCACCTACAGCCTGAAGAGCCCCGGAGTCGTGGGTGTCCTCAACAGGGAGCTGCT tgctgaTGGGACCATTAACTCCATCAGTGGCTCTGCTGTGGCTAAGGACCCCTCTCAGCCTGCCAAGCTGTCCGTCTCCTTCTTTGAGT TCGCTCCCTCTGCCCCTTACTGGGTGCTGTCCACCGACTACGACAACTACTCTCTGGTCTACAGCTGCACTGACCTCGGCGTGCTGCATGTGGAGTTTGCCTGGATCATGAGCAGGCAGCCCACCATGCCTGAGGAGACCCTCGAGGAGCTGCGGGGCACCCTGTCCTCCATCGGAGTCAGAGTGGACAAGCTGCTCTCCTCCAACCAGGATTCAGTTTACTGCAGCCCCATGCACCAgtaa